One Halocalculus aciditolerans DNA segment encodes these proteins:
- a CDS encoding MBL fold metallo-hydrolase, translated as MKYISLRNTAFEGQNSVYLLDGDGPTTLVDTGVATPDVERDLRDALGDYDTTFADIDRVLVTHWHEDHAGLVARIQAESGCDVVAHEADAPLVSGDTAAYAAMDEKRRDLLAAWGTPAAKQEELAQTFGAHDDLGGEEADVTAVTDGDTVRAGDHEVEVVHLPGHAKGLSAFFLEREGRREAFVGDAILPKYTPNVGGADVRVDRPLATYLASLDRIVDLDLDRAWPGHRGPIIDPSGRARDIATHHDERTERVLDAVETRGTATAWEVSADLFGELHSIHILHGPGEAYAHLDHLARDGVLDATSDGYRLAD; from the coding sequence GTGAAGTACATCTCCCTCCGGAACACGGCGTTCGAGGGGCAGAACTCCGTCTACCTCCTCGACGGCGACGGACCGACGACGCTCGTGGACACGGGCGTCGCGACACCGGACGTGGAACGGGACCTCCGCGACGCGCTCGGCGACTACGACACGACGTTCGCGGACATCGACCGCGTGCTGGTGACGCACTGGCACGAGGACCACGCGGGACTCGTCGCGCGCATTCAGGCCGAGAGCGGCTGTGACGTCGTCGCGCACGAAGCCGACGCGCCCCTCGTGAGCGGCGATACGGCCGCGTACGCGGCGATGGACGAGAAACGCCGCGACCTCCTCGCGGCGTGGGGGACGCCCGCGGCGAAACAGGAGGAGCTCGCCCAGACCTTCGGCGCGCACGACGACCTCGGCGGCGAGGAAGCGGACGTGACGGCCGTCACTGACGGCGACACGGTTCGGGCGGGCGACCACGAGGTCGAAGTCGTCCACCTGCCGGGGCACGCCAAAGGGCTTTCCGCGTTCTTCCTGGAGCGAGAGGGGCGGCGGGAGGCGTTCGTCGGCGACGCGATTCTCCCGAAGTACACGCCGAACGTCGGCGGCGCGGACGTCCGCGTCGACCGCCCGCTCGCCACCTACCTCGCGAGCCTCGACCGCATCGTCGACCTCGACCTCGACCGGGCGTGGCCCGGCCACCGCGGCCCCATCATCGACCCGTCGGGGCGGGCGCGCGACATCGCGACACACCACGACGAACGCACCGAGCGCGTCCTCGACGCCGTCGAAACACGCGGGACGGCGACGGCGTGGGAGGTGAGCGCCGACCTCTTCGGCGAGCTCCACTCCATCCACATCCTCCACGGGCCCGGCGAGGCGTACGCGCACTTAGACCACCTCGCCCGCGACGGCGTGCTCGACGCGACTTCCGACGGGTATCGGCTCGCCGACTGA